One segment of Streptosporangium brasiliense DNA contains the following:
- a CDS encoding secondary thiamine-phosphate synthase enzyme YjbQ produces MRSQTIEVVTGSRERVHDITSECESFVRSCGGDGLLNVFVPHATAGIALIELGSGSDDDLIAALQDLLPADERWRHAHGSRGHGRSHVMPALIPPYATVPVLAGRLALGTWQSIAVVDLNIDNRERQVRLSFLSD; encoded by the coding sequence GTGAGATCTCAGACAATCGAGGTGGTAACGGGTTCCCGCGAGCGGGTGCACGACATCACCTCCGAGTGCGAGAGCTTCGTCCGGTCGTGCGGAGGAGATGGTCTGCTGAACGTCTTCGTGCCGCACGCGACCGCGGGGATCGCGCTGATCGAGCTCGGCTCGGGCAGTGACGACGACCTGATCGCGGCCTTGCAGGACCTGCTTCCGGCCGACGAGAGATGGAGGCATGCGCACGGATCCAGAGGGCATGGACGGTCGCATGTCATGCCGGCTCTCATTCCTCCGTACGCAACCGTCCCGGTCCTGGCCGGGCGGCTCGCGCTGGGCACCTGGCAGTCCATCGCCGTTGTGGATCTCAACATCGACAATCGGGAACGCCAGGTCCGTTTGTCATTTTTGTCGGACTAA
- the aceE gene encoding pyruvate dehydrogenase (acetyl-transferring), homodimeric type, which translates to MASGRQRFSVISDGLPSQLPDVDPSETQEWLESLDNVIKTEGRTRARYLMLRLLERAREHQVGVPGLRSTDYINTIPPEREPWFPGDEYVERRIRAYIRWNAAVMVTRANARTNVGGHIATYASAASLYEVGFNHFFRGKDHGESGDQVFIQGHAAPGIYARAFLEGRLNEGQLDAFRQELSHGFKGLPSYPHPRLMPDFWEFPTVSMGLGPIGAIYQARFNRYLLNRKIKDTSRSHVWCYLGDGEMDEPESLGAIGLAAREELDNLTFVINCNLQRLDGPVRGNGKIIQELESYFRGAGWNVIKVVWGRDWDPLLAADVDGVLVNKMNTVPDGQFQTYSVESGEYIRENFFGGDPRLRKMVEHLSDEDIRKLSRGGHDYRKVYAAYKAAREHVGQPTVILAQTIKGWTLGKDFEARNATHQMKKMSKADLKEFRDRLYLPIPDSALEGDLPPYFHPGENDPEIEYMKERRAALGGFLPKRVVRAKPVKLPGDAAFAQLKKGSGKQNVATTMAFVRLLKDLMRDKEIGHRFVPIIPDEARTFGLDAIFPTAKIYSPHGQTYDAVDRELLLSYKESTEGQILHEGISESGSMASTIAVGSAYATHGEHMIPIYIFYSMFGWQRTADQMWQLADQMGRGFLLGATAGRTTLNGEGLQHEDGHTPLIASTNPAAVSYDPSWGFEVAHIIKDGLRRMYGEQPENVFYYLTVYNEPYPQPAEPADLDVEGLLKGLYRFAAAPAAAGPKANILVSGVAGPWAMEAQRMLAEEWGVAAEVWSATSWAELRREALAAEEHNMLNPDAEQRVPYVTQALSAAQGPFVGVSDYMRAVQDQIAQWVPGDWTSLGTDGFGLSDTRSALRRHFHVDAASITLAVLTQLVKRGELDSRVLNDAIAKYHLKNGVTEAGGAESNDTQSMGL; encoded by the coding sequence GTGGCTTCCGGACGCCAGCGTTTCTCGGTCATCAGCGACGGCCTACCCAGCCAGCTCCCTGATGTCGACCCCAGCGAGACCCAGGAGTGGCTCGAGTCGCTCGACAACGTCATCAAGACGGAAGGTCGCACTCGGGCCCGTTATTTGATGCTTCGCCTGTTGGAGCGGGCCCGCGAACACCAGGTCGGGGTCCCCGGCCTGCGCAGCACCGACTACATCAATACCATCCCCCCGGAGCGAGAGCCCTGGTTCCCTGGCGACGAATACGTCGAGCGCCGGATCCGCGCCTACATCCGGTGGAACGCGGCCGTCATGGTGACCCGGGCCAACGCCCGCACCAACGTCGGCGGCCACATCGCGACCTACGCCTCGGCCGCGTCACTCTACGAGGTGGGCTTCAACCACTTCTTCCGCGGCAAGGACCACGGCGAGTCCGGCGACCAGGTCTTCATCCAGGGCCACGCCGCGCCGGGCATCTACGCCAGGGCGTTCCTGGAGGGCCGCCTCAACGAGGGCCAGCTCGACGCCTTCCGGCAGGAGCTGTCGCACGGCTTCAAGGGCCTGCCCTCCTACCCGCACCCGCGCCTGATGCCGGACTTCTGGGAGTTCCCCACGGTCTCCATGGGCCTCGGCCCGATCGGCGCGATCTACCAGGCCCGGTTCAACCGCTACCTGCTGAACCGGAAGATCAAGGACACCAGCCGCAGCCACGTCTGGTGTTACCTCGGCGACGGCGAGATGGACGAGCCGGAGTCGCTCGGCGCGATCGGCCTGGCCGCCCGCGAGGAGCTCGACAACCTCACCTTCGTCATCAACTGCAACCTGCAGCGCCTCGACGGCCCCGTGCGCGGCAACGGCAAGATCATCCAGGAGCTGGAGTCCTACTTCCGGGGCGCCGGCTGGAACGTCATCAAGGTCGTCTGGGGCCGCGACTGGGACCCGCTGCTGGCGGCCGACGTCGACGGCGTGCTGGTCAACAAGATGAACACCGTCCCCGACGGTCAGTTCCAGACCTACTCCGTCGAGAGCGGCGAATACATCCGCGAGAACTTCTTCGGCGGCGACCCGCGTCTGCGCAAGATGGTCGAGCACCTGTCGGACGAGGACATCCGCAAGCTGTCGCGCGGCGGCCACGACTACCGCAAGGTCTACGCGGCCTACAAGGCGGCCCGCGAGCACGTCGGCCAGCCGACGGTCATCCTCGCCCAGACCATCAAGGGCTGGACGCTGGGCAAGGACTTCGAGGCGCGCAACGCGACGCACCAGATGAAGAAGATGTCCAAGGCCGACCTCAAGGAGTTCCGCGACCGGCTCTACCTGCCGATCCCCGACTCCGCGCTCGAGGGCGACCTGCCGCCCTACTTCCACCCGGGCGAGAACGACCCCGAGATCGAATACATGAAGGAGCGCCGCGCGGCCCTGGGCGGCTTCCTGCCCAAGCGCGTGGTCCGCGCCAAGCCGGTCAAGCTCCCCGGCGACGCCGCCTTCGCGCAGCTCAAGAAGGGCTCCGGCAAGCAGAACGTCGCCACCACCATGGCGTTCGTCCGCCTGCTGAAGGACCTCATGCGCGACAAGGAGATCGGCCACCGGTTCGTGCCGATCATCCCGGACGAGGCCCGCACCTTCGGTCTCGACGCGATCTTCCCGACCGCCAAGATCTACTCGCCGCACGGCCAGACCTACGACGCCGTGGACCGCGAGCTGCTGCTGTCCTACAAGGAGTCGACCGAGGGTCAGATCCTGCACGAGGGCATCAGCGAGTCGGGCTCGATGGCCTCGACGATCGCGGTGGGCTCGGCGTACGCCACGCACGGCGAGCACATGATCCCGATCTACATCTTCTACTCGATGTTCGGCTGGCAGCGCACCGCCGACCAGATGTGGCAGCTCGCCGACCAGATGGGCCGGGGCTTCCTGCTCGGCGCCACCGCCGGCCGCACCACCCTGAACGGTGAGGGCCTGCAGCACGAGGACGGTCACACCCCGCTGATCGCCTCGACGAACCCGGCGGCGGTCTCCTACGACCCGTCGTGGGGCTTCGAGGTGGCCCACATCATCAAGGACGGCCTGCGGAGGATGTACGGCGAGCAGCCGGAGAACGTCTTCTACTACCTGACCGTCTACAACGAGCCCTACCCGCAGCCGGCCGAGCCCGCCGACCTGGACGTGGAGGGCCTGCTCAAGGGCCTTTACCGGTTCGCCGCGGCGCCGGCCGCCGCGGGCCCGAAGGCCAACATCCTGGTATCGGGCGTGGCCGGTCCGTGGGCCATGGAGGCCCAGCGGATGCTGGCCGAGGAGTGGGGCGTGGCGGCCGAGGTGTGGTCGGCCACCTCCTGGGCGGAGCTGCGCCGCGAGGCGCTGGCCGCCGAGGAGCACAACATGCTCAACCCCGACGCCGAGCAGCGCGTGCCGTACGTGACCCAGGCGCTGTCGGCGGCCCAGGGGCCGTTCGTGGGCGTCAGCGACTACATGCGCGCGGTCCAGGACCAGATCGCCCAGTGGGTGCCGGGTGACTGGACCTCGCTCGGCACCGACGGCTTCGGCCTGTCGGACACCCGGTCGGCGCTGCGCCGCCACTTCCACGTGGACGCGGCCTCGATCACGCTCGCCGTGCTCACCCAGCTCGTCAAGCGGGGCGAGCTCGACTCCAGGGTGCTGAACGACGCGATCGCCAAGTACCACCTCAAGAACGGCGTCACCGAGGCAGGCGGCGCCGAGAGCAACGACACGCAGTCCATGGGGCTGTGA
- a CDS encoding alpha/beta hydrolase translates to MRKVLTAATVTAVLSTALTACSGGTAADGHRASGAPQAPASAHNAAGTSDPIAWGPCTDIERPGGQAPAKPDPNLQCGKLKVPLDYARPDGETLEMAVIRVRATNPGERIGSLVFNFGGPGGSGVDTLAQAVKVFSTLRTRYDLVSFDPRGVERSAGVKCGDSKVMDRFTSMDSVATTPAERAAMDKIIKEFATACEQTSGKVLPYVGTVNAAQDMDRLRAALGDRQLNYFGISYGTQLGAVYATKFAKNVGRFVLDAPLDPSVTLKQRTLVQTSGFQQAYESFLKDCVKDRGQCELGADATIANKNVDNFLDELDNRPLPVGNRSLTQGLASTGVAAALYSNLTWPLLEQALAQGFKGDGRLLLSLADSYNGRRPDGSYSTLMSSFPAISCADTAERPTSEELVKVEAAALKISPLFGSAGLGIICRAWPVPGSDEARKVNATGSAPIVVVGGTGDPATPYEWAPKMTSELTTGVLVTYKGEGHGAYLSGDACVKKVIDGYLLGGRTPAKGTTCPAS, encoded by the coding sequence GTGCGAAAAGTCTTGACGGCCGCCACCGTGACGGCGGTCCTGTCCACAGCGCTGACCGCCTGCAGCGGCGGCACCGCGGCGGACGGCCACCGCGCCTCCGGCGCCCCCCAGGCACCGGCCTCCGCCCACAACGCGGCCGGGACGTCGGACCCGATCGCCTGGGGCCCGTGCACCGACATCGAGCGCCCCGGCGGGCAGGCTCCGGCCAAACCCGACCCCAACCTGCAGTGCGGCAAGCTCAAGGTCCCCCTCGACTACGCCAGACCGGACGGCGAGACGCTGGAGATGGCCGTGATCAGGGTCAGGGCCACCAACCCCGGCGAGCGGATCGGCTCCCTGGTCTTCAACTTCGGAGGTCCCGGCGGGTCCGGCGTCGACACCCTGGCCCAGGCCGTCAAGGTCTTCAGCACCCTGCGCACCCGCTACGACCTGGTCAGCTTCGACCCGCGCGGGGTGGAGCGCAGCGCCGGCGTCAAGTGCGGCGACAGCAAGGTGATGGACCGGTTCACCTCGATGGACAGCGTGGCCACCACCCCGGCGGAGCGGGCCGCGATGGACAAGATCATCAAGGAGTTCGCCACCGCCTGTGAGCAGACCTCCGGCAAGGTCCTGCCCTACGTCGGCACGGTGAACGCCGCCCAGGACATGGACCGGCTCCGCGCGGCGCTGGGTGACAGGCAGCTCAACTACTTCGGCATCTCGTACGGCACGCAGCTCGGCGCGGTCTACGCGACGAAGTTCGCCAAGAACGTGGGGCGTTTCGTGCTGGACGCCCCGCTCGACCCCAGCGTCACCCTGAAGCAGCGCACGCTGGTGCAGACCTCCGGGTTCCAGCAGGCCTACGAGTCCTTCCTGAAGGACTGCGTCAAGGACCGGGGCCAGTGCGAGCTCGGCGCCGACGCGACCATCGCCAACAAGAACGTCGATAACTTCCTGGACGAGCTGGACAACCGGCCGCTGCCGGTGGGCAACCGCTCACTCACCCAGGGCCTGGCCAGCACCGGCGTCGCCGCCGCGCTGTATTCCAACCTGACCTGGCCGCTGCTGGAGCAGGCCCTGGCCCAGGGGTTCAAGGGCGACGGCCGGCTCCTGCTGTCGCTGGCCGACAGCTACAACGGCCGCAGGCCCGACGGGTCCTACTCGACCCTGATGAGCAGTTTCCCGGCCATCAGCTGCGCGGACACCGCCGAACGGCCGACCTCCGAGGAGCTGGTCAAGGTGGAGGCCGCGGCGTTGAAGATCTCGCCGCTGTTCGGCAGCGCGGGGCTGGGGATCATCTGCCGGGCATGGCCGGTCCCGGGCAGCGACGAGGCCAGGAAGGTCAACGCCACCGGCTCCGCGCCGATCGTGGTGGTCGGCGGCACGGGCGACCCCGCCACGCCGTACGAGTGGGCGCCGAAGATGACCTCGGAGCTCACGACCGGCGTGCTGGTCACCTACAAGGGCGAGGGCCACGGCGCCTACCTGTCGGGCGACGCGTGCGTGAAGAAGGTCATCGACGGCTACCTGCTCGGCGGGAGGACTCCCGCCAAGGGCACGACCTGTCCCGCGTCCTGA
- a CDS encoding peptidoglycan-binding protein gives MRHGRVIAGAAGAVLLAGGGVAALTLTGRQDAPAAASAAPVATAEITRSDLADAEAVDGTLGYSGRRRLPNHADGTVTRVREQGSTVGRGGWLYRVDGRPVILMYGDIPMYRTLSSGSSGKDVEQLERNLKALGHDPGTVDGDFSWLTARAVRRWQDAAGLAETGSVDAAQVVVASGRLRIAEVTAEPGTAAGRSVVTTTSTRRIVHIDLDSADQQLARIGAPVTVELPGGGPARGRITSVGTVAEPEMDGGRPTGASTIDLEVTLADPRKLGRLDQAPVTVNLRGEHRRDVLSVPVEALLALREGGYGLRLADHRTVAVETGLYASGRVEVSGAGLAEGMKVEVPQS, from the coding sequence TTGAGACACGGCAGGGTCATCGCCGGGGCCGCCGGGGCCGTCCTGCTCGCCGGCGGCGGCGTGGCGGCGCTCACGCTGACCGGCCGGCAGGACGCCCCCGCCGCGGCCTCCGCCGCCCCCGTGGCGACCGCCGAGATCACCCGCTCCGACCTGGCCGACGCCGAGGCCGTCGACGGCACGCTCGGCTACTCGGGCCGCCGCAGGCTGCCCAACCACGCGGACGGCACGGTCACCAGGGTCAGGGAGCAGGGGTCCACGGTGGGGCGCGGCGGCTGGCTCTACCGGGTGGACGGCAGGCCGGTGATCCTGATGTACGGCGACATCCCGATGTACCGCACGCTGTCCTCCGGTTCCAGCGGCAAGGACGTCGAGCAGCTGGAGCGCAACCTCAAGGCCCTCGGCCACGACCCCGGCACGGTGGACGGCGACTTCTCCTGGCTGACCGCGCGGGCCGTACGGCGGTGGCAGGACGCCGCGGGCCTGGCGGAGACCGGGTCGGTCGACGCGGCCCAGGTCGTGGTCGCCTCCGGGAGGCTGCGGATCGCCGAGGTCACCGCGGAGCCCGGGACCGCCGCGGGCCGGTCGGTGGTGACCACGACCAGCACCCGCCGGATCGTCCACATCGACCTCGACTCGGCCGACCAGCAGCTCGCCAGGATCGGCGCCCCGGTGACGGTGGAGCTGCCCGGCGGCGGCCCGGCCAGGGGCCGGATCACCTCGGTCGGCACGGTCGCCGAGCCCGAGATGGACGGCGGCCGGCCGACCGGCGCCTCCACGATCGACCTTGAGGTCACCCTGGCCGACCCCCGGAAGCTCGGCCGCCTCGACCAGGCCCCCGTCACGGTGAACCTCCGCGGCGAGCACCGCCGGGACGTGCTCTCCGTCCCGGTCGAGGCGCTGCTGGCCCTCCGCGAGGGCGGCTACGGCCTGCGCCTGGCCGATCACCGCACCGTCGCGGTCGAGACCGGCCTGTACGCCTCCGGCCGCGTCGAGGTGTCCGGCGCCGGTCTCGCCGAGGGCATGAAGGTCGAGGTGCCGCAGTCATGA
- a CDS encoding peroxiredoxin, producing the protein MAVEVGSPAPDFELKDQHGAPVKLSDYRGKKVVLIFYPLAFSGVCHGELCAIRDEFIATAPEDVQVVTVSVDSMFTHRAWADQEGYTFPLLSDFWPHGQVAQAYGVFDEEKGLATRGTFIIDGEGVVRWSVVNPIPVARDIAEYHKVLAELS; encoded by the coding sequence ATGGCAGTCGAGGTGGGGTCCCCGGCTCCGGACTTCGAGCTGAAGGATCAGCACGGCGCTCCGGTCAAGCTCTCGGACTACCGGGGTAAAAAGGTCGTGCTGATCTTCTATCCCCTCGCGTTCAGCGGCGTCTGTCACGGTGAGCTCTGCGCGATCCGCGACGAGTTCATCGCCACCGCGCCCGAGGACGTCCAGGTGGTGACCGTCTCGGTCGACTCGATGTTCACCCACCGGGCCTGGGCGGACCAGGAGGGCTACACCTTCCCCCTGCTCTCCGACTTCTGGCCGCACGGACAGGTCGCCCAGGCGTACGGTGTGTTCGATGAGGAGAAGGGGCTCGCCACACGGGGCACCTTCATCATCGACGGCGAGGGCGTGGTCCGCTGGAGTGTCGTGAACCCGATCCCGGTGGCACGCGACATCGCCGAGTACCACAAGGTGCTCGCCGAACTTTCCTGA
- a CDS encoding ABC transporter ATP-binding protein yields MSHRPDPTSDPAGTTGPPAPVIELSGAEKIYPGGVRALRGVDLSVLPGELVAIVGPSGSGKSTMLHLIGTLDRPSAGTVRIAGHDVGALSDRQLSALRARRIGFVFQQFHLAAGVAALDNVADGMLYGGAPRRERRERAAEALRRVGLGHRLGHRPGELSGGERQRVAVARAVAGEPSLLLADEPTGNLDTASGHAVLTILRELNASGTTVAIITHDDEVAAAAPRRVRLRDGLIVTDERTDIDAGGKTGGGAHPGGTA; encoded by the coding sequence ATGAGCCACCGGCCCGACCCCACCTCCGACCCCGCGGGCACCACCGGCCCGCCCGCCCCGGTGATCGAGCTGTCGGGGGCGGAGAAGATCTATCCCGGCGGGGTGCGCGCGCTGCGCGGCGTGGACCTGAGTGTCCTCCCCGGCGAACTCGTGGCGATCGTCGGCCCCTCCGGGTCGGGGAAGTCGACCATGCTGCACCTGATCGGCACCCTCGACCGCCCCTCCGCCGGGACCGTCCGCATCGCCGGGCACGACGTGGGGGCGCTGTCGGACCGGCAGCTGTCGGCGCTGCGCGCCCGGCGCATCGGGTTCGTCTTCCAGCAGTTCCATCTGGCCGCCGGGGTCGCCGCGCTCGACAACGTCGCCGACGGCATGCTGTACGGCGGAGCCCCACGCCGGGAGCGGCGGGAACGGGCCGCCGAGGCGCTCAGGCGGGTCGGCCTCGGCCACCGGCTGGGGCACCGGCCCGGCGAGCTGTCCGGCGGGGAGCGCCAGCGGGTCGCGGTGGCCAGGGCCGTGGCCGGCGAGCCGTCGCTGCTGCTGGCCGACGAGCCGACCGGCAACCTCGACACCGCCTCCGGCCACGCCGTGCTGACGATCCTGCGCGAGCTCAACGCCTCCGGCACCACCGTGGCGATCATCACCCACGACGACGAGGTGGCCGCGGCCGCCCCGCGCCGGGTCAGGCTGCGCGACGGCCTGATCGTCACCGACGAGAGGACCGACATCGACGCGGGCGGGAAGACCGGCGGCGGGGCGCACCCGGGGGGCACGGCATGA
- a CDS encoding bifunctional serine/threonine-protein kinase/glutamate ABC transporter substrate-binding protein, translating to MPEIRPLRPGDPPQLGDYTLQGRLGEGGQGVVYLGESADGGRAAIKLLHVRFTGEAHARSRFARELAAARRVEAFCTARVLAADLDGETPYIASELIDGPSLRQVVERDGPLSGDALSRLAIGTATALTAIHHAGIAHRDLKPDNVLLAADGPRVVDFGIAKIIDESGTITTRAVGTPAYMAPEQIAEERVGLPADVFAWASTMVFTATGKAPFGGDTIVATLNRVINHEADLSALPEDLRPTVAACLNKDQRLRPTADEVLKRLLGHPVDEAQVSEEVLAEGVQAATVDLTRVERRTPARRRRRTVAAAVAVVLGAAAAFVAVQSGPISGWGAAASPSPAASTPAPTASTGSPLLDRIRAGGVLRVGYRDGLPGVSLGAPPTGFEIDVAEYIARALKVPEGRVRYVPVGYAAREAAVERGKVDLVVANLSIDSADRGRVAFAGPYYLAHRDVLVRAGTKISKVEHLRGKRLCLASGQTTSSLIRDRGVRFVAVRDADTSKCATRVADGSADALPGDDVLIAGFGARLRGAGLKIAGIRLTAERYGVALRAGDPGACRAINAAIGSMYADGTMRTLLERHFGRVGFRFETELPELETCR from the coding sequence ATGCCGGAGATCAGACCGCTGCGGCCCGGGGACCCGCCGCAGTTGGGGGACTACACGCTCCAGGGCAGGCTGGGGGAGGGCGGTCAGGGGGTCGTCTACCTCGGGGAGTCCGCCGACGGGGGACGCGCCGCCATCAAGCTGCTGCACGTGCGCTTCACCGGCGAGGCCCACGCGCGCTCCCGCTTCGCGCGCGAGCTCGCCGCGGCCCGGCGGGTGGAGGCGTTCTGCACCGCCCGGGTCCTCGCCGCCGACCTCGACGGCGAGACGCCCTACATCGCGAGCGAGCTGATCGACGGGCCCTCGCTGCGCCAGGTGGTCGAGCGCGACGGACCGCTGAGCGGCGACGCGCTCAGCCGGCTCGCCATCGGCACGGCCACCGCGCTGACCGCGATCCACCACGCCGGGATCGCCCACCGCGATCTGAAACCGGACAACGTGCTGCTGGCCGCGGACGGCCCCCGGGTCGTCGACTTCGGCATCGCGAAGATCATCGACGAGAGCGGGACGATCACCACCCGCGCGGTCGGGACCCCGGCCTACATGGCCCCCGAGCAGATCGCCGAGGAGCGTGTCGGCCTGCCCGCCGACGTGTTCGCCTGGGCCTCGACCATGGTCTTCACCGCCACCGGCAAGGCGCCCTTCGGCGGTGACACGATCGTGGCGACGCTCAACCGCGTCATCAACCACGAAGCCGACCTGAGCGCCCTCCCCGAGGACCTGCGCCCGACCGTCGCCGCCTGCCTGAACAAGGACCAGCGGCTCCGGCCCACCGCCGACGAGGTGCTCAAACGCCTGCTCGGCCATCCGGTGGACGAGGCCCAGGTCTCCGAGGAGGTGCTGGCCGAGGGCGTCCAGGCCGCCACGGTCGACCTGACCCGGGTGGAGCGGCGGACCCCGGCCCGGCGCCGCCGCCGGACCGTCGCCGCCGCCGTGGCCGTGGTCCTCGGCGCGGCGGCCGCCTTCGTGGCCGTCCAGTCCGGCCCCATCTCCGGCTGGGGCGCCGCCGCCTCACCGAGCCCGGCCGCCTCCACCCCGGCCCCGACGGCCTCCACCGGCTCGCCCCTGCTCGACCGGATCAGGGCCGGCGGCGTGCTCAGGGTCGGCTACCGCGACGGCCTCCCCGGCGTCTCGCTGGGCGCGCCGCCCACCGGGTTCGAGATCGACGTGGCCGAATACATCGCCAGGGCCCTGAAGGTGCCCGAGGGCAGGGTCAGGTATGTGCCCGTGGGCTACGCCGCCCGGGAGGCGGCGGTCGAGCGGGGCAAGGTGGACCTCGTGGTCGCCAACCTCTCGATCGACAGCGCCGACCGCGGCCGGGTCGCCTTCGCCGGACCGTACTACCTGGCCCACCGCGACGTGCTCGTCCGGGCGGGCACCAAGATCTCCAAGGTCGAGCACCTGCGCGGCAAGCGGCTCTGCCTGGCCTCCGGCCAGACCACCAGCTCCCTGATCAGGGACAGGGGCGTCAGGTTCGTCGCCGTCCGCGACGCCGACACCTCCAAGTGCGCCACCCGGGTGGCCGACGGCAGTGCCGACGCCCTGCCCGGCGACGACGTGCTGATCGCCGGGTTCGGCGCCCGGCTGCGCGGAGCGGGACTCAAGATCGCCGGGATCCGGCTCACCGCCGAGCGGTACGGCGTGGCGCTGAGAGCCGGCGACCCCGGGGCCTGCCGGGCGATCAACGCGGCGATCGGGTCCATGTACGCCGACGGGACCATGCGGACGCTGCTCGAACGTCACTTCGGCAGGGTCGGCTTCCGCTTCGAGACCGAGCTGCCCGAGCTGGAGACCTGCCGGTAG
- a CDS encoding ABC transporter permease: protein MNRTRHVPEDRRPGPDAPGRERPGPAHAVPEYGRSDAAPEYGRHDATLGHERPGPARTAPDLVPGRLGWADLLRVGGSGLRTRPGRVLLSALGIAIGIATMVAVVGISSSSKAQLLDELDRLGTDLLTVTAGRTVLGGSAELPEEAVAMAARIGPVTGAAATGDTGEHVWRTDMVPREQTGGLGVRAASPGLLTTLQTRVERGVWLNRATGAQRAVVLGSVAAQRLGVREVGDQVWIGGRWWTVTGVLAASPLAPEIDRSVLVGSEAAGRYLDFDGHPTTLYIRSSDAAVGEVRQVLPRTVNPEHPEEVEVSRPSDGLVAKAAAAGAFTDLLLGVGAMALLVGGVGVANTMVISVLERRGEIGLRRSLGATRGQVRGQFLTESLLLSGMGGAAGVALGALVTVGYAAVRDLPAVVPLWAMAGGLAAPLLVGTVAGIYPAMRAARMSPTLALTTP, encoded by the coding sequence ATGAACCGGACACGGCACGTACCGGAGGACAGACGACCCGGCCCGGACGCCCCCGGGCGGGAGCGGCCCGGCCCGGCGCACGCCGTACCCGAGTACGGACGGAGCGACGCCGCACCCGAGTACGGACGGCACGACGCCACGCTTGGACATGAGCGGCCCGGCCCGGCGCGCACCGCACCGGATCTGGTCCCCGGCCGGCTCGGCTGGGCGGACCTGCTGCGGGTGGGCGGCTCCGGGCTGAGGACCCGGCCGGGCCGGGTGCTGCTGTCGGCGCTGGGCATCGCGATCGGCATCGCGACCATGGTGGCGGTCGTCGGGATCTCCTCCTCCAGCAAGGCCCAACTGCTCGACGAGCTCGACCGGCTCGGCACCGACCTGCTCACCGTCACCGCCGGGCGGACCGTGCTCGGGGGCAGTGCCGAGCTGCCGGAGGAGGCGGTCGCCATGGCCGCCCGGATCGGGCCGGTGACCGGCGCCGCCGCCACCGGTGACACCGGCGAGCACGTCTGGCGGACCGACATGGTGCCGCGGGAGCAGACCGGGGGGCTCGGGGTCCGGGCGGCCTCGCCCGGCCTGCTCACCACGCTCCAGACCCGCGTCGAGCGGGGCGTCTGGCTCAACCGGGCGACCGGGGCGCAGCGCGCGGTGGTCCTGGGGTCGGTGGCGGCCCAGCGGCTCGGCGTGCGGGAGGTGGGGGACCAGGTGTGGATCGGCGGGCGGTGGTGGACGGTCACCGGCGTGCTGGCCGCCTCCCCGCTGGCACCGGAGATCGACCGGTCGGTGCTCGTCGGGTCCGAGGCCGCCGGGCGATACCTGGACTTCGACGGCCACCCCACCACGCTCTACATCCGCTCCTCCGACGCCGCGGTGGGCGAGGTGCGCCAGGTGCTGCCCAGGACCGTGAACCCGGAGCACCCCGAGGAGGTCGAGGTCAGCAGGCCCTCCGACGGGCTCGTCGCGAAGGCCGCGGCCGCGGGGGCGTTCACGGACCTGCTGCTCGGCGTCGGCGCGATGGCGCTGCTGGTCGGCGGGGTCGGCGTGGCCAACACCATGGTCATCTCGGTGCTGGAACGCCGCGGGGAGATCGGCCTGCGCCGCTCGCTCGGCGCCACCCGGGGCCAGGTGCGCGGCCAGTTCCTCACCGAGTCGCTGCTCCTGTCGGGCATGGGCGGCGCCGCGGGGGTGGCGCTGGGGGCGCTGGTCACCGTCGGGTACGCCGCCGTGCGGGACCTGCCCGCCGTGGTCCCGCTCTGGGCCATGGCCGGTGGCCTGGCGGCGCCCCTGCTGGTGGGGACGGTCGCCGGGATCTATCCCGCGATGCGGGCGGCCCGCATGTCCCCCACCCTCGCCCTCACCACGCCCTGA
- a CDS encoding DUF3052 domain-containing protein, with the protein MSATAGQAQGERSLAERLGLKPGQVVQEIGWDEDADDDLRDSIEELTGNELVDEDFEDVVDIVLLWWRDGDGDLFDALSGVLTNLSEGGQIWLLTPKAGREGHVEPSDIGEDSTTAGLSQTSSISAAPDWSGTRLATPRARR; encoded by the coding sequence GTGAGCGCGACCGCGGGTCAGGCGCAGGGCGAACGCAGCCTGGCCGAACGACTCGGTCTCAAGCCGGGTCAGGTGGTGCAGGAGATCGGATGGGACGAGGACGCCGATGACGATCTGCGCGACTCCATCGAGGAACTGACCGGCAACGAACTGGTCGATGAGGACTTCGAAGACGTCGTCGACATCGTGCTGCTGTGGTGGCGCGACGGCGACGGTGATCTGTTCGACGCCCTGAGCGGCGTGTTGACCAACCTGAGCGAGGGGGGCCAGATCTGGCTGCTCACCCCCAAGGCGGGGCGGGAGGGGCACGTGGAGCCGAGCGACATCGGGGAAGACTCCACGACGGCGGGTCTGTCGCAGACCAGCAGCATCAGTGCCGCCCCCGACTGGTCGGGGACGAGGCTGGCCACGCCTCGGGCGCGCCGCTGA